The Lichenihabitans psoromatis genome contains a region encoding:
- the aroC gene encoding chorismate synthase, with amino-acid sequence MSHNSFGHLFRVTTFGESHGPALGCVVDGCPPGLILSEADIQGFLDQRKPGQNRFTTQRREPDLVKILSGTFADGPDQPAVTTGTPIALMIENVDQRSKDYSDIAAKYRPGHADYTYDAKYGIRDYRGGGRSSARETAARVAAGAIARKVVSSVTIRGALVQMGPHRIDRALWDWNEVGNNPFFCPDPKAASFFETYLDEVRRDGSSVGAVIEIVAEGVPAGWGAPIYGKLDSDLAAALMSINAVKGVEIGDGFAAAALRGEENADEIRRGADGRPQFLANHAGGVLGGISTGQPLVARFAVKPTSSILAPRQTVDRDMAETEIITKGRHDPCVGIRAVPVGEAMMACVLADHFLRHRGQTGT; translated from the coding sequence ATGTCACATAACAGCTTCGGTCATCTGTTTCGGGTCACGACGTTCGGTGAGAGCCATGGGCCTGCCTTGGGCTGTGTCGTCGACGGGTGTCCGCCCGGCCTGATCTTGAGCGAGGCCGACATTCAGGGCTTTCTCGACCAGCGTAAACCCGGCCAGAACCGTTTCACCACCCAACGGCGCGAGCCGGATCTCGTCAAGATCCTGTCCGGCACCTTCGCGGACGGGCCTGATCAACCGGCTGTCACGACCGGGACGCCGATCGCGTTGATGATCGAGAATGTCGATCAGCGGTCCAAGGATTATTCGGACATCGCCGCGAAATATCGGCCCGGACATGCCGACTACACCTACGATGCGAAATACGGCATTCGGGATTATCGCGGCGGCGGACGCTCTTCGGCACGTGAGACGGCGGCGCGGGTCGCGGCCGGCGCGATCGCCCGCAAGGTGGTCAGTTCCGTCACGATCCGCGGGGCACTGGTCCAGATGGGGCCGCACCGGATCGATCGTGCGCTATGGGACTGGAACGAGGTCGGCAATAACCCATTTTTCTGCCCCGATCCGAAAGCTGCGTCGTTTTTTGAAACCTATCTCGACGAGGTTCGCCGCGATGGCTCTTCGGTCGGCGCCGTCATCGAGATCGTGGCCGAGGGCGTGCCGGCCGGATGGGGCGCGCCGATCTATGGAAAACTCGATTCCGATCTCGCGGCCGCGTTGATGAGCATCAACGCCGTCAAGGGAGTCGAAATCGGCGACGGCTTCGCGGCTGCGGCTTTGCGCGGCGAAGAGAATGCCGATGAGATCCGGCGCGGGGCCGATGGCCGACCGCAGTTCCTGGCGAACCATGCGGGCGGCGTCTTGGGCGGAATTTCGACGGGGCAGCCGCTCGTTGCGCGCTTTGCCGTGAAGCCGACCTCCTCGATCCTGGCGCCACGCCAAACGGTCGACCGAGACATGGCCGAAACCGAGATCATCACCAAGGGGCGCCACGATCCCTGCGTCGGGATCCGCGCCGTCCCGGTCGGTGAAGCCATGATGGCTTGTGTCCTGGCCGACCATTTCCTCCGTCATCGCGGCCAAACCGGGACCTGA
- a CDS encoding histone deacetylase family protein translates to MKTALISHPASLAHDMGPGHPERPDRIRALMKRFGDEAFDDLVRVFAPRAEREMIERVHPATYIDALAAARPGPGGSTRLDPDTVMNEGTWEAIHYAAGGACLAVDRVMRREVANAFVAMRPPGHHAERSTAMGFCFFNTAAIAARHAQAIHGAKRVAIVDFDVHHGNGTQDIFWSDPSVLYCSTHQMPLFPGTGAADERGDRGTIVNAPLQPGDDGEAFREAIESVILPRLDAFAPHLVIVSAGFDAHRLDPLANLNLEASDFDWVTRALMAVADKHAGGRLVSVLEGGYDLDGLTDSAAAHVLGLMEAGLD, encoded by the coding sequence ATGAAGACCGCTCTGATCAGTCATCCCGCCAGCTTGGCGCATGATATGGGTCCTGGCCATCCGGAACGCCCAGACCGCATTCGCGCGCTCATGAAGCGATTCGGCGACGAAGCCTTCGATGATCTCGTTCGAGTCTTTGCGCCGCGTGCCGAGCGGGAGATGATCGAGCGAGTGCATCCGGCCACCTACATCGACGCGCTCGCGGCCGCCCGCCCCGGCCCTGGCGGATCCACCCGGCTCGATCCCGACACGGTCATGAACGAGGGAACTTGGGAAGCAATCCATTACGCAGCTGGCGGCGCTTGTCTCGCGGTCGATCGGGTCATGCGGCGTGAGGTCGCCAATGCGTTTGTGGCCATGCGCCCCCCTGGCCATCATGCCGAACGCTCGACCGCCATGGGATTTTGTTTCTTCAACACGGCCGCAATCGCGGCTCGCCACGCTCAAGCGATCCATGGTGCCAAACGAGTCGCGATCGTCGATTTCGACGTCCATCATGGCAACGGCACGCAGGACATCTTCTGGTCCGACCCGAGCGTGCTTTATTGTTCGACGCATCAGATGCCGCTGTTTCCGGGCACGGGTGCTGCGGACGAGCGCGGGGACCGCGGCACGATCGTCAATGCCCCGCTTCAGCCGGGCGACGACGGCGAGGCCTTTCGCGAGGCCATCGAAAGCGTCATCCTGCCCCGTCTCGACGCATTCGCGCCCCATCTTGTCATTGTCTCGGCCGGCTTCGACGCGCATCGGCTCGACCCGCTCGCGAATCTCAATTTGGAAGCCAGCGATTTCGATTGGGTCACACGCGCCCTGATGGCCGTGGCCGACAAACACGCGGGTGGGCGGCTCGTTTCAGTGCTGGAGGGGGGCTACGATCTCGACGGGTTGACGGACTCGGCTGCGGCCCACGTACTCGGCTTGATGGAGGCGGGGCTCGACTGA
- a CDS encoding L,D-transpeptidase has protein sequence MSWMKVVLAAAVAATLGGCQYTSVPDPQLSARDTEYLAMVPKVQTGDLTFERYQVDDETGQEPGTVVVDSKRNLLWYVLPGKKAIRYGVSTGMEAYGWTGAATVKRMAEWPSWMPPADMVKRWPHLAPVVAMGGLKGGPENPLGARALYLYDQSGKDTLYRIHGTNEPEEIGRGVSSGCIRMRDIDVIDLYNRVKLGTKVVVL, from the coding sequence ATGTCCTGGATGAAAGTGGTCTTGGCCGCAGCGGTAGCCGCGACCCTCGGCGGATGCCAATATACGTCGGTGCCCGACCCGCAGCTTTCGGCGCGCGACACCGAATATTTGGCGATGGTGCCGAAAGTCCAGACTGGAGACCTCACCTTCGAGCGTTACCAGGTGGATGATGAAACCGGGCAGGAGCCCGGCACCGTCGTGGTGGACTCGAAGCGTAACCTGCTCTGGTACGTGCTCCCCGGCAAGAAGGCGATCCGCTATGGCGTGTCGACCGGCATGGAAGCCTATGGCTGGACCGGCGCCGCGACGGTCAAGCGCATGGCCGAATGGCCGAGTTGGATGCCCCCGGCCGATATGGTCAAGCGCTGGCCGCATCTTGCGCCCGTCGTGGCGATGGGCGGCCTGAAGGGTGGGCCCGAAAACCCGCTCGGCGCCCGCGCGCTCTATCTCTATGACCAGAGCGGCAAGGATACGCTCTACCGCATTCACGGCACCAACGAACCGGAAGAAATTGGTCGGGGCGTGTCGTCGGGCTGTATCCGGATGCGCGATATCGACGTCATCGATCTCTATAATCGCGTCAAGCTCGGCACCAAGGTCGTGGTGCTGTAA
- a CDS encoding DUF6101 family protein: MFNPQAHAQADHTISGRPVHLPSQTTDRRADGQLRSVSLTRDLVRIDRSVLGIAMRVAVPVRTYRGVALSLRSSQDGALSYQLHLLHPDGELSVALDEADHDRDIVADWRLWSRFFRLPALVEREIGLIEEADAALGTVLLGEAVPERRPSRSISKRRPRFLQRRKSGVMSADPVVHGGEAELIARD; encoded by the coding sequence ATGTTCAACCCGCAAGCTCACGCGCAGGCCGATCACACGATATCCGGTCGCCCGGTCCATCTTCCGTCTCAGACGACGGATCGCCGCGCCGATGGCCAGTTACGCTCCGTGTCGCTCACACGCGACCTGGTGCGGATCGATCGGAGCGTGCTGGGCATCGCGATGCGGGTTGCCGTGCCGGTGCGGACCTATCGCGGCGTGGCGCTATCGCTGCGGTCGAGCCAAGATGGCGCGCTCTCCTATCAGCTGCATCTGCTTCACCCAGACGGTGAGCTCTCGGTCGCGCTAGACGAAGCGGACCACGACCGGGATATCGTCGCGGATTGGCGATTGTGGAGCCGTTTCTTCCGGCTACCGGCACTCGTCGAACGCGAGATTGGCTTGATCGAGGAGGCGGATGCCGCGCTCGGAACCGTCTTGCTCGGCGAAGCCGTTCCGGAGCGCCGGCCGAGCCGCTCGATCTCGAAGCGGCGCCCGCGTTTTCTCCAGCGCCGGAAATCCGGCGTGATGTCAGCGGACCCGGTCGTTCATGGCGGCGAAGCCGAACTGATCGC